One genomic region from Clostridium saccharobutylicum DSM 13864 encodes:
- the uvsE gene encoding UV DNA damage repair endonuclease UvsE: MRVRLGYVAISMKLGKTVTSSSTVTFANYNKLSTDEQKLEKLKKVALSNLKDLETILKYNAENNIHFYRITSALVPLVTHPEVGYWGHREIFKKDFEHIGRLIRKYNMRVDTHPDEFNVLNSINPRVVINTKVNLICQAEWFEDLNYQEGKMVLHVGGATGGKEEGIKRFINNFNQYPEEITSRLIIENDDKTYTAKEVLNLCKILNIPMVLDVHHHNCNNNGESIQDMLQEIFNTWNREELPPKIHFSTPRDHEKDRKHSDYINATDFIEFIEKTKKIDRDFDVMLECKKKDEALYRLVEDIKNIKPQYKWIDQSSFEI, encoded by the coding sequence ATGAGAGTAAGATTGGGTTATGTAGCAATTTCTATGAAATTGGGCAAAACAGTAACAAGTTCTAGTACAGTTACTTTTGCTAATTATAATAAATTGTCTACAGATGAACAAAAATTAGAAAAATTAAAGAAGGTAGCATTATCTAATTTAAAAGATTTGGAAACAATACTTAAATATAATGCAGAAAATAACATACATTTTTACAGGATAACTTCTGCACTGGTTCCTTTGGTTACTCATCCTGAAGTAGGATATTGGGGACATAGAGAAATATTTAAAAAAGATTTTGAACATATCGGAAGACTAATAAGAAAATATAATATGAGAGTAGATACGCATCCAGATGAATTCAATGTTTTAAACAGTATAAATCCAAGAGTTGTTATAAATACAAAGGTAAATTTAATATGTCAAGCAGAATGGTTTGAAGATTTAAATTACCAAGAAGGGAAAATGGTGCTTCATGTAGGAGGTGCAACAGGAGGAAAAGAAGAAGGAATAAAGAGATTTATAAATAATTTTAATCAATATCCAGAAGAGATAACTTCAAGATTGATAATAGAAAATGATGATAAAACTTATACAGCAAAAGAAGTATTAAATTTATGTAAAATATTGAATATTCCAATGGTGTTAGATGTACATCATCATAATTGCAATAATAATGGAGAATCAATTCAGGATATGCTGCAAGAAATATTTAATACATGGAATAGAGAAGAATTGCCACCCAAAATACATTTTTCAACTCCACGAGATCATGAGAAGGATAGAAAGCATTCAGATTATATAAATGCGACTGATTTCATAGAGTTTATAGAAAAAACAAAAAAAATTGATAGAGATTTTGATGTGATGTTAGAATGTAAGAAAAAAGATGAAGCATTATATAGGCTAGTGGAAGATATAAAGAACATAAAACCACAGTATAAATGGATTGATCAAAGTAGTTTTGAGATTTAA